GTAAACGCCGACAGATTAGACACCAATAATGCACCCGACCTAAAATCGGAGCTGGTAGTTATAAATAACGATGGTGAAAAAAACATCATTCTTGATTTGAGCAGTGTAAATTATTGCGATTCGTCAGGATTACGATCAGTTTTAGTAGCCAACCGCTTATGTGAAGATGCAATTGGAACTTTTATCCTTTGCGGTTTGCAGCCCGATGTAGAAAACCTGGTACAAATTTCAATGCTTCATACCGTACTTTTAATTACCGGTACAGTTGAAGAGGCAGAGGAATTATTGACAAAGAAAGAAAATCTGTAAGCACAGAATGCCTTTCGAGTTAACCATACTAGGTAGTAACTCAGCGTTACCAACTTCAAACAGATATCCAACTGCCCAGGTACTTGAAGTACCTGGGCGTTGTTTTTTAATTGATTGTGGCGAAGGTACCCAAATGCAGTTGCGCAGAAACAAATTCAGTTTCAGCAAAATACAGCATATCTTTATTTCTCATCTGCATGGCGATCATTATTACGGCTTAATTGGACTGCTTTCAACCATGAATTTGCTGGGTGTAAAAACCGATGTCCACATTTATGCCCCGTCCGAACTAAAGGAGCTCATCCAACCCCAGCTTGATTTTATCAGGGGAGAAATGAGCCTAAATCTCATTTTTCATCCGCTTAATCAGAAAAAACCAGCTACCATTTTTGAGAACAAAACTATTGAGGTAATTTCATTTCCGGTAAAACACAGCATACCTACACTAGGTTTTTTGTTTAAAGAAAAACAGAAACCTGCCAATATAAAGAAGGAAATGATTGCTTATTACAATATTCCGCTGGCGAAAATTAAAGAAATTAAAGCAGGTAACGATTTTATCACAA
Above is a genomic segment from uncultured Draconibacterium sp. containing:
- a CDS encoding STAS domain-containing protein, whose amino-acid sequence is MAFEIRKNGKYTLVKVNADRLDTNNAPDLKSELVVINNDGEKNIILDLSSVNYCDSSGLRSVLVANRLCEDAIGTFILCGLQPDVENLVQISMLHTVLLITGTVEEAEELLTKKENL
- a CDS encoding ribonuclease Z, producing MPFELTILGSNSALPTSNRYPTAQVLEVPGRCFLIDCGEGTQMQLRRNKFSFSKIQHIFISHLHGDHYYGLIGLLSTMNLLGVKTDVHIYAPSELKELIQPQLDFIRGEMSLNLIFHPLNQKKPATIFENKTIEVISFPVKHSIPTLGFLFKEKQKPANIKKEMIAYYNIPLAKIKEIKAGNDFITNEGEVIPNERLTTPPPRPKSYAFCTDTAFHPPLSEILQHVDLLYHEATFLEELKDLAAKTLHSTARQAAEMAQLCKASKLLIGHFSSRFKNLEYFKTEAQEVFANTELALEGKKYII